A window of the Anoplolepis gracilipes chromosome 11, ASM4749672v1, whole genome shotgun sequence genome harbors these coding sequences:
- the LOC140671271 gene encoding uncharacterized protein gives MKALLDQLLHINNKIKDKNEIAIMKKCGYNGKWYTVALTILSVCLIFFGSIVLFWPQISNVTLPTNVSRSYPLQFVIMTEYFIDQEKYYYFIIFHYYTSLCIATLVILGTGTILIMYIEHIFGLFKIASYRIERAMNIDMLRNINQKHTLIYKGLICAVNIHRQAMNLCNDLVSSLQTMMFCLLVFTVGSVSLNLFRIISSKENITDLICPLSFTIVTIVYMFLVNYMGESITNNNDVIFATAYSVRWYVAPLFIQKMILFLLQRNSIVFALKAGGVFVASMQCFASMIKTSVSYFTVIYSTQ, from the exons ATGAAGGCTTTATTGGATCAATTACTGCATATTAATAACAagataaaagacaaaaatgaAATTGCTATTATGAAGAAATGTGGATATAATGGTAAATGGTATACCGTTGCACTTACAA TATTAAGCGTTTGCCTTATATTTTTTGGTTCTATTGTGTTGTTCTGGCCGCAAATTTCCAACGTTACATTACCGACAAATGTGTCGAGATCATATCCCTTACAATTCGTGATCATGAcggaatattttatcgatcaagagaaatattattattttattatatttcactaCTATACATCGCTTTGCATCGCGACTCTTGTAATTTTAGGGACAGGAACAAtacttattatgtatatagaacACATCTTTGGATTGTTTAAAATTGCCAG ctACCGTATCGAACGCGCAATGAACATTGACATGCTacgaaatattaatcaaaaacacACTTTGATATACAAGGGTTTAATTTGTGCTGTGAACATTCATCGACAAGCTATGAA cttATGCAATGATTTGGTATCCAGTCTTCAGACAATGATGTTCTGTTTATTAGTGTTTACAGTTGGCTCGGTCAGCTTGAATCTGTTTCGA ATTATATCGTCTAAAGAGAATATTACGGACTTGATATGCCCTTTGTCATTTACAATTGTCACCATTGTATATATGTTCTTAGTCAACTATATGGGTGAAAGTATAACAAATAACAATGATGTCATATTTGCTACCGC GTATAGCGTTAGGTGGTATGTAGCTCCATTGTTCATACAGAAAATGATACTGTTCCTGTTACAAAGAAATTCGATAGTCTTTGCTCTTAAAGCAGGTGGAGTGTTTGTTGCATCTATGCAGTGCTTTGCTTcg atGATAAAGACTTCAGTGTCTTATTTTACAGTCATATATTCTACACAGTGA
- the LOC140671273 gene encoding uncharacterized protein, with translation MNIEYFNLNKILLLLLGLWPYKQSYFTRFQFIFLSSILTSNLIVQCTTFISQRYTIEFIIRVLASMFYSAIFVIKYNLFYVNIESMKALLDRLLHINNKIKDKNEIAIMKKCGYNGKWYTVALTILSVCLIIFGSIVLFWPQISNVTLPTNVSRSYPLQFVIMTEYFIDQEKYYYFIIFHYYTSLCIATLVILGTGTILIMYIEHIFGLFKIASYRIERAMNIDMLRNINQNHPLIYKGLICAVNIHRQALNLCNDLVSSLQTMMFCLLVFTVGSVSLNLFRIISSKENITDFICPLSFIIVTIVYMFLANYMGESITNNNDVIFATAYNVQWYVAPLYIQKMILFLLQRNSIVVAFKIGGVFVGSIESFASMIKTSVSYFTVIYSTQ, from the exons atgaatattgagTACTTTAATCTGAATAAGATTCTATTACTCCTTCTTGGCCTGTGGCCTTACAAACAATCATATTTCACtcgatttcaatttatatttttgtccagtattttgacatcaaaTTTGATAGTTCAG TGTACAACATTTATCTCACAAAGATATACTATCGAATTTATCATAAGAGTCTTAGCTTCTATGTTTTATTCTGCTATTTTTGTGATAAAGTACAACTTGTTCTATGTTAATATCGAAAGT ATGAAGGCTTTATTGGATCGATTACTGCATATTAATAACAagataaaagacaaaaatgaAATTGCTATTATGAAGAAATGTGGATATAATGGTAAATGGTATACCGTTGCACTTACAA TATTAAGCGTTTGCCTTATAATTTTTGGTTCTATTGTGTTGTTCTGGCCGCAAATTTCCAACGTTACATTACCGACAAATGTGTCGAGATCATATCCCTTACAATTCGTGATCATGAcggaatattttatcgatcaagagaaatattattattttattatatttcactaCTATACATCGCTTTGCATCGCGACTCTTGTAATTTTAGGGACAGGAACAAtacttattatgtatatagaacACATCTTTGGATTGTTTAAAATTGCCAG ctACCGTATCGAACGCGCAATGAACATTGACATGCTacgaaatattaatcaaaaccACCCTTTGATATACAAGGGTTTAATTTGTGCTGTGAACATTCATCGACAAGCCTTGAA cttaTGCAATGATTTGGTATCCAGTCTTCAGACAATGATGTTCTGTTTATTAGTGTTTACAGTTGGCTCGGTCAGCTTGAATCTGTTTCGA ATTATATCGTCTAAAGAGAATATTACGGACTTTATATGCCCTTTGTCATTTATAATTGTCACCATTGTATATATGTTCTTAGCCAACTATATGGGTGAAAGTATAACAAATAACAATGATGTCATATTTGCTACCGC GTATAACGTTCAGTGGTATGTAGCTccattatacatacaaaaaatgatACTGTTCCTGTTACAAAGAAATTCGATAGTCGTTGCTTTTAAAATAGGTGGAGTGTTTGTTGGATCTATAGAGAGCTTTGCTtcg atGATAAAGACTTCAGTGTCGTATTTTACAGTCATATATTCCACACAGTGA
- the LOC140671305 gene encoding uncharacterized protein has translation MNIEYFNLNKILLLLIGLWPYKQSYFTRFQFIFLSSILTTNLIVQIKDSLDQLLHIYNEIRDNNEIAIMTKCGYNGKTCYLGVCTVFFGISIVLFWPQISNVTLPTNASRLYPLLITTEYFIDQEKYYYFIMFHFYTIACIQGLVIIGTGSILVMYWEHIVGLFKIASTTQTFCIERAMNIDMLQNINQNHTLICKGLICAVNIHLQAMNLTYYFLSNLETMMFCLVIFTVGSVSFNLFRIFQIVSSKENIVDLLYLSICATTTILYIFIDNYLDECVTNNSDDIFTSAYSVRWYVAPLYIQKMILFLLQRNSIVFALKTGGVFVASMQCFASV, from the exons ATGAACATTGAGTACTTTAATCTGAATAAGATTCTATTACTCCTTATTGGCCTGTGGCCTTACAAACAATCATATTTCACtcgatttcaatttatttttttgtccaGTATTCTGACAACAAATTTGATAGTTCAg ATAAAGGATTCATTGGATCAAttactgcatatatataatgagataAGAGACAACAATGAAATTGCTATTATGACGAAATGTGGGTATAATGGTAAAACGTGTTACC TTGGCGTTTGCACCGTATTTTTTGGTATTTCTATCGTGTTGTTCTGGCCGCAAATTTCCAACGTTACATTACCGACAAATGCGTCAAGATTATATCCCTTATTGATCACTAcggaatattttatcgatcaagagaaatattattattttattatgtttcacTTCTATACCATAGCTTGCATCCAGGGGCTTGTAATTATAGGGACAGGATCAATACTCGTTATGTATTGGGAACACATCGTTGGATTGTTCAAAATTGCCAG TACAACACAAACATTTTGTATTGAACGCGCAATGAACATTGACAtgctacaaaatattaatcaaaaccACACTTTGATATGCAAGGGTTTAATTTGTGCTGTGAACATTCATCTACAAGCTATGAA cttaacctattattttctatccaatcTTGAGACAATGATGTTCTGTTTAGTAATATTTACAGTTGGCTCGGTCAGCTTTAATCTATTTCGA ATTTTTCAGATTGTATCGTCTAAAGAGAATATTGTGGACTTGCTGTACCTTTCAATATGTGCAACTACCACCATCTTATATATCTTCATAGACAACTATTTGGATGAATGTGTGACAAATAACAGTGATGACATATTTACTTCCGC GTATAGCGTTCGGTGGTATGTAGCTCCATTGTACATACAGAAAATGATACTGTTCCTGTTACAAAGAAATTCGATAGTCTTTGCTCTTAAAACAGGTGGAGTGTTTGTTGCATCTATGCAGTGCTTTGCTTcggtatga
- the LOC140671078 gene encoding uncharacterized protein, with protein sequence MNIEYFNLNKILLLLLGLWPYKQSYFTRFQFIFLSSILTSNLIVQCTTFISQRYTIEFIIRVLASMFYSAIFVIKYNLFYVNIESMKALLDRLLHINNKIKDKNEIAIMKKCGYNGKWYTVALTILSVCLIIFGSIVLFWPQISNVTLPTNVSRSYPLQFVIMTEYFIDQEKYYYFIIFHYYTSLCIATLVILGTGTILIMYIEHIFGLFKIASYRIERAMNIDMLRNINQNHPLIYKGLICAVNIHRQALNLCNDLVSSLQTMMFCLLVFTVGSVSLNLFRIISSKENITDFICPLSFIIVTIVYMFLANYMGESITNNNDVIFATAYNVQWYVAPLYIQKMILFLLQKNSIVVAFKIGGVFVGSIESFASMIKTSVSYFTVIYSTQ encoded by the exons atgaatattgagTACTTTAATCTGAATAAGATTCTATTACTCCTTCTTGGCCTGTGGCCTTACAAACAATCATATTTCACtcgatttcaatttatatttttgtccagtattttgacatcaaaTTTGATAGTTCAG TGTACAACATTTATCTCACAAAGATATACTATCGAATTTATCATAAGAGTCTTAGCTTCTATGTTTTATTCTGCTATTTTTGTGATAAAGTACAACTTGTTCTATGTTAATATCGAAAGT ATGAAGGCTTTATTGGATCGATTACTGCATATTAATAACAagataaaagacaaaaatgaAATTGCTATTATGAAGAAATGTGGATATAATGGTAAATGGTATACCGTTGCACTTACAA TATTAAGCGTTTGCCTTATAATTTTTGGTTCTATTGTGTTGTTCTGGCCGCAAATTTCCAACGTTACATTACCGACAAATGTGTCGAGATCATATCCCTTACAATTCGTGATCATGAcggaatattttatcgatcaagagaaatattattattttattatatttcactaCTATACATCGCTTTGCATCGCGACTCTTGTAATTTTAGGGACAGGAACAAtacttattatgtatatagaacACATCTTTGGATTGTTTAAAATTGCCAG ctACCGTATCGAACGCGCAATGAACATTGACATGCTacgaaatattaatcaaaaccACCCTTTGATATACAAGGGTTTAATTTGTGCTGTGAACATTCATCGACAAGCCTTGAA cttaTGCAATGATTTGGTATCCAGTCTTCAGACAATGATGTTCTGTTTATTAGTGTTTACAGTTGGCTCGGTCAGCTTGAATCTGTTTCGA ATTATATCGTCTAAAGAGAATATTACGGACTTTATATGCCCTTTGTCATTTATAATTGTCACCATTGTATATATGTTCTTAGCCAACTATATGGGTGAAAGTATAACAAATAACAATGATGTCATATTTGCTACCGC GTATAACGTTCAGTGGTATGTAGCTccattatacatacaaaaaatgatACTGTTcctgttacaaaaaaattcgataGTCGTTGCTTTTAAAATAGGTGGAGTGTTTGTTGGATCTATAGAGAGCTTTGCTtcg atGATAAAGACTTCAGTGTCGTATTTTACAGTCATATATTCCACACAGTAA